From the Teredinibacter turnerae T7901 genome, one window contains:
- a CDS encoding DUF799 domain-containing protein: MNKVIVLICLAATLLLSGCDTAPQKENSLIYTYAPRSILVIPPMNNSVDVNASYTFMSTLSRPLAEKGYYVFPVAVIDNFLKENGLPTPAEMNGIALDKIQQHIGADAVLYVSIDDWGQKFQLVSSVTVVRATLTMVDTATGTEIWKARVSGSDSNSNSNQQGGGIAGAILSAVVSQIANSLQDNTYELSRQATTRTVAADLPKGPYRLEAEAAMGAK; encoded by the coding sequence ATGAACAAAGTCATCGTTTTAATCTGCCTTGCAGCCACCTTGCTGCTGAGCGGTTGTGACACCGCCCCGCAAAAAGAGAATTCTCTAATATATACCTACGCACCCCGCTCGATTCTGGTGATTCCGCCGATGAATAACTCAGTCGACGTCAACGCCAGCTACACCTTTATGAGCACCCTGAGCCGACCGTTAGCGGAGAAGGGCTACTATGTGTTCCCGGTGGCCGTCATTGATAATTTCCTGAAAGAAAATGGCTTGCCGACGCCCGCAGAAATGAACGGTATCGCATTGGATAAAATTCAACAGCACATCGGCGCCGATGCCGTACTGTACGTATCTATTGACGACTGGGGACAAAAATTTCAGCTGGTTTCTTCTGTGACCGTCGTACGCGCCACACTAACCATGGTGGATACAGCAACAGGCACGGAAATTTGGAAAGCCAGAGTCAGCGGTTCCGACTCCAACTCCAACTCCAACCAACAGGGCGGCGGCATTGCCGGAGCGATACTCTCTGCGGTGGTGAGCCAAATTGCTAACTCTTTGCAAGACAACACCTATGAGCTGTCCCGCCAGGCCACCACCCGGACTGTAGCAGCTGATTTGCCTAAAGGCCCTTATCGACTGGAAGCAGAAGCTGCAATGGGCGCAAAATAA
- a CDS encoding glutathione S-transferase family protein, translating to MYRIRGFNFAANTAKTAYVAQALGVDYDYVEMIAAKGELKTPEHFKRHPLGKVPTLEHDDKAIFESNTICKYMAQVEGSELLPTSAYEGALVDQWLNFFTNHLGRWFTVCFFEKHIRALVGGGDPNEANLEEANGFILQMLPAIEKHLQAQPYFAGQNLSVADYVAFAYFEAGEQSDISFADYPAVESWYRGMQSREEIALAKKKMGITGA from the coding sequence ATGTACCGGATTCGAGGATTTAATTTCGCAGCCAACACCGCCAAAACTGCTTATGTGGCACAAGCGTTGGGCGTGGATTATGACTATGTAGAAATGATCGCAGCCAAAGGCGAACTGAAAACGCCCGAGCATTTCAAACGCCACCCGCTGGGTAAGGTACCGACGCTCGAGCACGACGATAAAGCGATTTTTGAATCCAACACTATCTGCAAATATATGGCGCAGGTGGAGGGCAGCGAATTGCTACCCACCTCGGCTTATGAAGGTGCGCTGGTGGATCAGTGGTTAAATTTTTTCACCAACCATCTGGGCCGCTGGTTCACTGTGTGTTTTTTCGAAAAGCACATTCGTGCACTGGTGGGCGGCGGCGATCCGAACGAAGCCAACCTGGAAGAAGCAAATGGCTTTATTCTGCAAATGCTGCCCGCCATCGAGAAACATTTGCAGGCGCAGCCCTATTTTGCCGGACAAAACCTGAGTGTTGCGGACTATGTGGCGTTTGCGTATTTTGAGGCGGGCGAACAGAGTGATATCAGTTTTGCCGACTACCCGGCAGTGGAGAGTTGGTACCGCGGAATGCAATCACGAGAAGAGATTGCGCTAGCGAAGAAAAAAATGGGTATTACCGGAGCTTAA
- a CDS encoding winged helix-turn-helix transcriptional regulator: MTELPNLTEDDFFRSPCPLACALDIVGDRWSLVILRDLMFFQKSVFNDFLTSPEKISTNILTDRLKRLEGLGLIQRNQYQAKPPRYKYELTEFGQTLRPVMAELVRWGQTHLSKQSPLSEAQLRGTTTST, encoded by the coding sequence ATGACTGAACTGCCAAACCTGACTGAAGACGATTTTTTCCGCTCCCCCTGTCCCCTGGCGTGCGCGCTGGACATTGTGGGGGACCGGTGGTCGCTGGTCATTCTGCGCGACCTGATGTTCTTTCAAAAATCGGTGTTCAACGACTTTCTCACCTCGCCTGAAAAAATTTCCACCAACATCCTCACCGACCGACTTAAACGGTTAGAAGGGCTCGGCCTTATCCAGCGCAACCAATACCAGGCAAAGCCTCCCCGGTACAAATACGAACTGACAGAATTCGGCCAGACGTTGCGCCCGGTGATGGCGGAACTGGTGCGCTGGGGCCAGACCCACTTGAGCAAACAATCCCCACTCTCCGAGGCCCAATTACGCGGCACAACTACATCAACCTAG
- a CDS encoding SLC13 family permease — MLEELTSPMIYAGAILCITFIGIFTEHFHGVERAKFAMAGAGAIILLGQYYGFYTPELALEAIDWNVVFLLAIMMIIVSIMISTGGFEHLAQMLARLSGGSQFRLLVLLGTAVTVISLLLDNVTTVIIFGPLIILICRSMGVSPIPYLLAAALLSDTGGVATLVGDPPNLMIGSAAGIDFNTFFIHMGPPVLIAWLGILIALKFLFKKNLEARVEHTFDHVVAYKNRRLWQKALVIMGIMVVLFVYHHQLGWEPWMVAALCLTMLVFMSRKVELEHVTAQVETPLLMFFISLFILIGGVEHSGLLELVGEAFRPVIVEHPLAAALLLLWVAAILSALIDNIPFTAAMIPVLVGLQHDGVNVSVMWWALAMGVGMGGNGSHIGSTANVYIVTISERLARETGNPELAITPGIWFKKGTPAMLVTLVLCSLFIWLGYDFLYVEL; from the coding sequence ATGCTCGAAGAACTCACCAGCCCGATGATCTACGCGGGCGCGATCCTCTGTATTACATTTATCGGTATTTTCACGGAACACTTTCACGGAGTGGAACGTGCCAAATTCGCCATGGCTGGTGCAGGCGCGATTATTCTTCTTGGGCAGTACTACGGGTTTTACACGCCGGAGCTGGCGCTGGAAGCTATCGATTGGAACGTGGTGTTTCTGCTTGCGATTATGATGATTATTGTCTCGATCATGATCAGTACTGGCGGGTTTGAACACCTGGCGCAAATGCTCGCACGGCTCAGCGGCGGCTCGCAGTTTCGCTTGCTGGTATTGCTGGGCACCGCGGTCACAGTGATCTCGCTGCTGCTGGATAACGTCACCACCGTGATTATTTTCGGCCCGTTGATTATCTTAATCTGTCGCTCCATGGGCGTATCGCCCATACCCTATCTGCTGGCAGCGGCCCTATTATCAGACACCGGAGGTGTGGCGACCCTGGTTGGCGATCCACCTAATTTGATGATCGGTTCCGCCGCAGGTATCGATTTCAATACGTTTTTTATCCACATGGGCCCACCGGTCCTCATCGCCTGGCTGGGCATTTTGATAGCGCTTAAATTTTTGTTTAAGAAAAATCTGGAAGCCCGGGTCGAGCACACTTTCGATCACGTCGTCGCATACAAAAATCGCCGTCTGTGGCAAAAGGCGCTGGTAATCATGGGAATTATGGTGGTGCTGTTTGTCTATCACCACCAACTCGGTTGGGAGCCCTGGATGGTTGCCGCCCTCTGCCTGACCATGCTGGTATTTATGTCGCGCAAAGTCGAGTTGGAACATGTGACTGCACAGGTGGAAACACCATTGCTGATGTTTTTCATTTCGCTGTTTATTCTCATCGGCGGAGTAGAGCATTCCGGCCTGTTGGAATTGGTAGGTGAAGCCTTTCGCCCGGTCATTGTAGAGCACCCACTCGCCGCGGCGCTGCTGCTGCTATGGGTCGCGGCCATACTCTCTGCATTAATCGACAATATTCCATTTACCGCAGCGATGATCCCGGTTCTGGTGGGCTTGCAGCACGACGGTGTCAACGTCAGTGTCATGTGGTGGGCGCTGGCAATGGGTGTCGGCATGGGGGGCAATGGCTCGCATATCGGCTCCACCGCCAACGTCTATATTGTCACCATTTCCGAGCGCCTCGCCCGCGAAACCGGCAACCCGGAACTGGCCATCACTCCCGGCATCTGGTTCAAAAAAGGGACCCCGGCGATGCTGGTTACCCTGGTGCTATGCAGCCTGTTTATCTGGCTGGGCTACGACTTTCTCTACGTCGAGCTATAG
- a CDS encoding discoidin domain-containing protein: MLSRHFPFYRVKTLFFTLTLTGTAVLSNAQELIWSDEFNQGSLNSQTWNIETGTGINGNWGTGQLDRATDRPENIHFLNNVAGADGGVLAITTRNEFYIDRDYTSGRINTQGKVAFGPGTKLSARVWPRDVRYQGQGFAFWLMPNEIPPGFDYLMWPQGGEIDIMEYVGSIPFHNLGTVHYAWFWEDNLYQDWNHGHQGGYYSFKDQQVPDEPEWLSIDLGQSYSVNQVQLHWEGAFGKSYLIQMSNDGANWQTIYDTTSGDGGLDVINAAGSGRYIRMYGTERGTDWSYSLFEMEVYANGVNVALGKPTTASSLQASDLSAGLAVDGEYSTRWSSALRNPGYGNYPPLAGDPNAGSTGFHTYSLSWYSDRLEWDIDGNVYHVHYLNDGGAFAVDGNGESATRVIDGRRVHVSEYSHYFAEWFPFEHEFYIILSAGVGGPSGYTYGGGIVPEAQFPVSTLVDWVRVYNLPGYDNPGPTPPLTPEPGGNLAAGKPAVSSSAENPDLTAARAFDSDPGTRWASTASDDEWIYVDLGRVYDIERVELNWETAFGQAYRIEVSDDASVWSTVYSTSASDGGIDSISLSTSGRYVRLYGQARATGWGYSLWEFEVYGSAGNGGNNTTDYALNQPVTVSSAEGDYWFGRYAVDGDPNTRWASDFSDDQWIYVDLGSAKSLSKVVLNWEAAYATEYQLQISDNATTWTTVANVKGIGGEEVININGSGRYVRMLGVERATGYGYSIWNFEVY; this comes from the coding sequence ATGTTATCTCGTCATTTCCCCTTTTATCGTGTTAAAACTCTTTTCTTTACGCTTACGCTGACTGGTACTGCGGTGCTTAGCAACGCGCAGGAACTCATCTGGTCTGATGAATTTAATCAGGGCAGCCTCAACTCGCAAACCTGGAATATTGAAACCGGTACCGGTATAAACGGCAACTGGGGTACAGGCCAGTTGGACCGGGCAACTGATCGCCCGGAAAATATTCATTTTTTAAATAACGTTGCGGGTGCAGATGGTGGCGTGCTTGCCATTACCACCCGCAACGAATTCTATATCGACCGCGACTACACCAGCGGCCGCATTAACACTCAAGGCAAGGTCGCGTTTGGCCCTGGTACAAAATTGTCGGCACGTGTATGGCCCCGCGACGTGCGCTATCAGGGCCAGGGCTTTGCGTTTTGGTTAATGCCCAACGAAATCCCACCGGGCTTCGATTATTTGATGTGGCCACAGGGTGGCGAGATCGACATTATGGAGTATGTTGGTTCGATCCCGTTTCATAATCTCGGCACTGTTCACTACGCGTGGTTCTGGGAAGATAATCTCTATCAGGACTGGAATCACGGCCACCAGGGCGGTTACTACAGTTTTAAGGATCAACAGGTACCAGACGAGCCAGAATGGCTGAGTATCGATCTTGGCCAGAGCTATAGCGTCAACCAGGTGCAATTGCATTGGGAGGGCGCGTTCGGAAAGTCCTATTTGATTCAAATGTCGAACGACGGCGCCAACTGGCAAACCATTTATGACACGACATCGGGTGATGGCGGCCTGGACGTTATAAACGCGGCAGGCAGTGGTCGCTATATTCGCATGTATGGCACCGAGCGCGGCACGGATTGGAGCTATTCCCTGTTTGAAATGGAGGTCTATGCTAATGGTGTCAACGTGGCTCTCGGCAAGCCGACCACAGCTTCCAGCCTGCAGGCGAGCGATCTGTCGGCCGGGCTGGCGGTGGACGGCGAATACAGCACGCGCTGGAGCAGTGCGTTGCGCAACCCTGGCTATGGCAACTACCCGCCCCTGGCTGGCGACCCCAACGCAGGCAGCACCGGGTTTCACACCTACAGCCTTAGCTGGTATTCGGACCGGCTGGAGTGGGATATCGACGGTAATGTATATCATGTTCATTACCTGAACGACGGTGGCGCATTTGCTGTAGATGGTAACGGCGAGTCTGCGACACGGGTGATTGATGGGCGCCGGGTGCACGTTTCTGAATACTCCCATTACTTCGCGGAATGGTTTCCGTTCGAACACGAGTTTTACATTATTCTAAGCGCCGGCGTCGGCGGACCCTCTGGTTACACCTACGGTGGTGGGATTGTACCGGAAGCACAATTCCCGGTATCGACACTTGTTGATTGGGTGCGGGTTTACAATCTACCGGGTTATGACAACCCAGGCCCTACTCCTCCGCTCACGCCTGAGCCGGGTGGCAACCTTGCTGCAGGCAAACCCGCGGTGAGTTCATCTGCGGAAAATCCCGATTTAACGGCAGCCCGCGCGTTCGACAGTGATCCGGGAACCCGGTGGGCAAGCACGGCCAGCGACGATGAGTGGATCTACGTGGATCTGGGCCGCGTTTATGATATTGAGCGCGTCGAATTGAACTGGGAAACCGCTTTCGGCCAAGCATATCGTATTGAAGTTTCTGATGATGCCAGCGTGTGGTCGACGGTGTACAGCACAAGCGCAAGCGATGGCGGCATCGACAGTATCAGTCTGAGCACCAGCGGTCGCTATGTTCGCTTATACGGCCAGGCACGGGCCACCGGCTGGGGTTACTCGTTGTGGGAATTTGAGGTCTACGGTTCGGCTGGCAACGGCGGCAATAACACTACCGACTATGCACTTAACCAACCGGTGACAGTGTCGAGTGCCGAAGGTGACTACTGGTTTGGCCGTTATGCGGTAGATGGCGACCCTAACACCCGTTGGGCGAGCGACTTCAGCGATGATCAATGGATATATGTGGATCTTGGCAGCGCGAAATCCCTGTCTAAAGTGGTACTTAATTGGGAAGCCGCCTACGCGACTGAATATCAGCTTCAAATCAGCGACAACGCAACCACCTGGACAACCGTCGCCAATGTTAAGGGCATTGGCGGAGAAGAGGTGATTAACATTAATGGCTCTGGCCGCTATGTGCGAATGCTCGGTGTTGAACGAGCAACGGGGTATGGCTATTCAATTTGGAATTTTGAAGTTTACTAA
- a CDS encoding winged helix-turn-helix transcriptional regulator, with the protein MKNNEKKQSARTPTVYRKLEDVVGCKWSVSVLVAVRQGVNRPGLLEQTIEGISKKVLSERLRKLTAYGLLRKQVYPEVPPRTEYTMTKSGEKLALIVEQIQLLDEQLSESKTSENKIGS; encoded by the coding sequence ATGAAAAATAACGAGAAAAAACAATCGGCTCGCACACCAACGGTTTACCGCAAGCTAGAGGATGTAGTGGGTTGTAAATGGTCAGTATCAGTTTTAGTTGCTGTCCGCCAAGGGGTGAATCGACCTGGTTTGTTAGAGCAAACTATCGAAGGCATTTCCAAAAAAGTACTCTCTGAGCGGCTTCGCAAACTAACGGCTTATGGACTACTCCGCAAGCAGGTTTACCCTGAGGTTCCCCCGCGAACCGAATACACCATGACGAAATCCGGCGAAAAACTGGCGCTAATTGTGGAGCAAATTCAATTGTTGGATGAACAACTTAGCGAATCCAAAACCAGCGAAAATAAAATAGGGTCCTAA
- a CDS encoding thioredoxin yields MKLKAVFYHAGCPVCIAAEDKLAEAIDATRYDVEIVHLGDSKSRIKEAEEAGIKSVPAVLLEGTAFHINFGANLSDLS; encoded by the coding sequence ATGAAATTAAAAGCCGTTTTTTACCATGCCGGTTGTCCGGTCTGTATCGCCGCTGAGGATAAACTGGCCGAAGCCATTGATGCCACACGCTACGATGTGGAGATTGTACATTTAGGCGATTCCAAATCGCGTATAAAAGAGGCGGAGGAAGCGGGAATCAAGTCTGTCCCAGCAGTCCTGCTGGAAGGGACAGCGTTTCATATAAACTTTGGTGCCAACCTCTCTGATCTCTCGTAA
- a CDS encoding DUF3465 domain-containing protein, which translates to MIVAIICPALRIGRYLLLLGVISWLPANANDHELGRLYKTQEHKSVQVGGEGVVIKILDDDNLGSRHQRFIVRLKSGQTLLIAHNIDLAPRITELSEGDEVEFYGEYEWNIKGGVIHWTHRDPRGAHVAGWIRHGGMTYQ; encoded by the coding sequence GTGATTGTCGCCATAATCTGTCCTGCTTTGCGTATCGGCCGATACCTGCTCCTTTTGGGGGTAATCTCATGGTTGCCCGCTAACGCCAATGACCATGAATTGGGCCGCCTTTATAAGACCCAGGAACACAAATCTGTGCAAGTGGGCGGAGAAGGTGTGGTGATCAAAATTCTTGACGATGATAATCTTGGCAGCAGACACCAGAGATTTATTGTGCGGTTGAAGAGCGGGCAGACGCTTCTGATTGCGCATAATATTGATCTGGCTCCTAGGATCACCGAGTTATCTGAAGGTGATGAGGTAGAGTTTTACGGTGAGTATGAGTGGAATATCAAGGGCGGAGTTATTCACTGGACTCATCGGGACCCTCGGGGAGCACATGTGGCTGGCTGGATTCGCCACGGGGGCATGACTTACCAGTGA
- a CDS encoding DMT family transporter: MFVLLACLCFSVMAVCVRKISTQLPLAELGFFRSIIPTIIVAAMIMQSRGAFFPAPRKPLLIRGVLGTGGLLCFFHATQHLPLSVSGILVWCTPVVTYVVARVFLKERLGLATLLWLGVALFGLTIIFTPVWLSEFSGDVAVHRYNLADFGIGLLGTLCAGAVFVAIRSAASNHNNNSIVLSFSVTASLITGVWMGFSYQQPTANEWGILLLMGIAGTLAQLALTEAYRNAPAALVSSMSLMQAPITIIWGVFLFAEQLSGYHLLGILVMGGGVIFASIAHSRG; the protein is encoded by the coding sequence GTGTTCGTGCTACTCGCGTGCCTTTGTTTCTCTGTAATGGCGGTGTGTGTTCGTAAAATCAGTACTCAGCTCCCTTTGGCAGAGCTGGGATTTTTCCGTTCTATTATTCCAACTATCATTGTTGCGGCCATGATAATGCAGTCACGCGGGGCCTTCTTCCCTGCGCCGCGCAAACCGCTTTTAATACGCGGCGTATTGGGGACAGGCGGCCTGTTGTGCTTTTTTCACGCGACACAACATTTGCCTTTATCCGTGTCCGGGATTTTGGTGTGGTGCACGCCGGTTGTGACCTATGTGGTCGCCCGCGTATTTTTGAAAGAACGTCTGGGCCTGGCGACCTTACTTTGGCTGGGTGTTGCCCTGTTCGGGCTGACCATTATTTTTACGCCAGTGTGGCTGAGTGAATTCAGTGGTGACGTCGCTGTTCACCGGTACAATCTGGCCGATTTTGGAATTGGATTGCTGGGAACCTTGTGCGCTGGCGCGGTATTTGTTGCTATTCGGTCGGCGGCGTCCAACCACAACAATAACAGTATCGTGCTCTCGTTTTCGGTAACCGCATCGCTCATTACTGGCGTTTGGATGGGGTTTTCTTACCAGCAGCCGACAGCCAATGAATGGGGAATCTTGTTGTTGATGGGGATCGCGGGAACCCTGGCCCAACTGGCACTCACCGAAGCTTACCGCAACGCACCGGCGGCACTGGTGAGCTCAATGAGCCTGATGCAGGCGCCGATTACCATTATTTGGGGCGTATTTCTCTTTGCTGAACAACTTTCCGGCTACCACTTACTGGGCATATTAGTGATGGGCGGCGGAGTTATCTTTGCGAGTATCGCCCATAGTCGCGGTTAG
- a CDS encoding DUF6795 domain-containing protein — translation MRTPLQRDRLCYSSKILRRLRWNSNEDGVEQAFYSDENGYFDLPAHEETLEIPALVQFVAKTDLYAIVDGERDQFWFSSKMDKGIDSEFERRPAVWCLNSQMT, via the coding sequence GTGCGGACACCACTTCAGAGGGATCGCCTATGTTATTCATCAAAAATCCTCCGTCGGCTTCGCTGGAACAGTAATGAAGACGGAGTCGAGCAGGCGTTTTATTCGGACGAAAACGGGTACTTCGACCTGCCTGCGCACGAAGAGACGCTTGAGATTCCGGCTCTGGTGCAGTTCGTGGCGAAAACCGATTTGTATGCCATTGTCGATGGCGAACGCGATCAGTTCTGGTTTTCCAGCAAAATGGACAAGGGTATCGACAGCGAGTTTGAGCGGCGGCCAGCGGTTTGGTGTCTGAACTCGCAAATGACATGA
- a CDS encoding F0F1 ATP synthase subunit epsilon produces the protein MALTIHCNIVSAEQEIFSGLVELLVAAATEGDVGIGYGHAPFLSALKPGPVRVKKQSGDEEIFYVSGGYLEVQPESINVLADTALRADDMDEASAEAAKKEAEEALASQTGDGIDYSKAAARLAEAAAQLRTLQAIRKRAR, from the coding sequence ATGGCATTAACCATACATTGCAATATCGTCAGCGCCGAGCAGGAAATCTTCTCTGGCCTGGTGGAGCTGCTGGTGGCTGCCGCGACCGAAGGTGATGTGGGCATCGGTTACGGTCACGCACCGTTTCTTTCCGCGCTCAAGCCTGGCCCGGTACGTGTGAAAAAACAGAGCGGGGACGAAGAAATTTTTTACGTTTCCGGGGGCTATCTCGAAGTTCAGCCAGAAAGCATCAATGTGCTGGCCGACACGGCCCTGCGCGCCGACGACATGGATGAAGCCTCCGCCGAAGCGGCCAAAAAAGAAGCCGAAGAAGCACTGGCCAGCCAGACTGGCGACGGCATAGACTACTCCAAAGCCGCCGCCCGCCTCGCCGAAGCTGCCGCGCAACTGCGCACGCTACAAGCAATTCGCAAGCGCGCACGTTAA